From Oceanipulchritudo coccoides, the proteins below share one genomic window:
- a CDS encoding deoxycytidylate deaminase → MTASKDLNPDGNPRSELLQRVAALVEGREERPSWDEYFMSAALLFSLRSACERLHVGCVLVSGGKQSNRIVAAGYNGFLPGAPHSSHIREGHEMATVHAEQNAIADAARRGVSLQDSTAYISHFPCINCAKMLASSGVVAIKYHWDYNNDPLVSELLDEVGIAIEQY, encoded by the coding sequence ATGACCGCTTCCAAAGATTTAAATCCTGATGGCAATCCCCGTAGTGAGCTGTTGCAACGGGTGGCGGCTTTGGTTGAAGGGCGTGAGGAGCGGCCAAGCTGGGACGAATACTTCATGAGTGCGGCGCTGCTGTTCAGCCTGCGCTCAGCCTGTGAACGCCTCCATGTGGGCTGCGTGCTCGTCTCCGGAGGCAAGCAGAGCAATCGGATTGTGGCGGCTGGCTACAACGGGTTTTTACCTGGAGCACCGCATTCAAGTCATATCCGGGAAGGTCATGAGATGGCAACGGTCCATGCGGAGCAGAATGCCATCGCAGATGCCGCCCGGCGAGGTGTTTCCCTACAGGACTCAACAGCCTATATCTCGCACTTTCCCTGTATTAATTGCGCCAAAATGCTGGCCTCCTCAGGGGTTGTTGCCATAAAATACCATTGGGACTACAATAACGACCCTTTAGTCAGCGAATTGCTGGATGAAGTTGGAATCGCGATCGAACAATATTAA
- a CDS encoding HAD family hydrolase gives MSQEEIDLCVCALVNQPIACPFMDAILQIRGFLLDMDGLLLDTEKVSHRSWLEAEQETGFQMPAGFHGSLIGQSMVAIGTRLRQVMDPRCDVEAFLKVAERIYRSLLKDAPIPLKPGTVDFLEYLCQMNVPRCLATSTHRELCEQKLASTGLASLIPLRVCGDDVKHSKPAPDIYLEAASRIGEVPSSLLVLEDSENGIRAALSAGCQVAHIPDIGPVSLDWQVRTDCVFRSLDDVKAALERGEIQVLS, from the coding sequence ATGAGTCAAGAGGAAATCGATCTTTGCGTTTGCGCTCTCGTCAATCAGCCAATTGCTTGCCCCTTCATGGATGCGATTTTGCAGATCAGGGGATTCCTGCTCGATATGGACGGGTTGCTTCTCGATACGGAGAAGGTTTCCCACCGTTCATGGCTGGAGGCCGAACAGGAGACGGGTTTCCAAATGCCCGCCGGATTTCATGGGAGCTTGATTGGTCAATCCATGGTGGCCATCGGTACCCGGCTTCGGCAGGTCATGGATCCCCGGTGTGATGTGGAGGCGTTCCTGAAAGTCGCTGAGCGCATATACAGGTCTTTATTAAAGGATGCGCCGATCCCACTCAAGCCGGGTACGGTTGATTTCCTTGAGTATCTTTGTCAGATGAATGTGCCGCGATGCCTGGCCACATCGACGCACCGCGAATTGTGCGAACAGAAACTGGCTTCCACTGGACTTGCATCCCTGATTCCTTTGCGAGTCTGCGGGGATGATGTGAAGCACAGCAAACCTGCCCCGGATATTTATCTGGAGGCAGCTTCACGGATTGGCGAAGTGCCATCCAGCCTGCTTGTCCTGGAAGATAGTGAAAACGGCATTCGTGCAGCTCTCTCGGCGGGTTGCCAGGTGGCGCATATCCCGGACATCGGCCCGGTTTCACTGGATTGGCAGGTCCGGACGGATTGTGTCTTCAGGAGTCTGGACGATGTTAAGGCCGCTTTGGAGCGGGGCGAAATACAGGTCCTTTCCTGA
- a CDS encoding glycosyltransferase family 4 protein, producing MGKRFGFVSTRFAGTDGVSLESAKWAHVLWNDRHTSFWYSGLSDRDPGSSLCVPEAYFGHPEVQWINKRIWGQRHRDPLVSRRIREMAAYLKETLYEFADRYQLDVLVPENALTIPMHVPLAVAITEFLIESGMPAIAHHHDFYWERVRFSINAVQDYLDMAFPPRLPHMAHAVINAAAQEQLSLRKGVGSLLIPNVFDFEKSAPEPDKYAADVREEIGLEPDDIFILQPTRIVPRKGIEHAVKLVSMLRNPRCKLVISHDAGDEGYEYKHMIEELAREEEVDIRFIGDRVSEVRQLDAEGRKLYTLWDLYPYADIVTYPSTYEGFGNALLEAIYFKKPVVINRYNIFIEDIEPKGFDLAVIDGFITREAVRKVQRLLNEPDYLKSVVDHNFVVARRYYSYATLRRHLRMMINSLTGWGPSVSRSNGR from the coding sequence ATGGGAAAACGATTTGGATTTGTCTCCACTCGCTTTGCGGGAACGGATGGCGTCTCGCTTGAGAGTGCCAAGTGGGCCCACGTGCTCTGGAACGATCGTCACACAAGCTTCTGGTATAGTGGATTGAGTGACCGGGATCCGGGATCCTCCCTGTGTGTGCCCGAGGCCTATTTTGGTCACCCGGAGGTCCAGTGGATCAACAAGCGGATCTGGGGCCAAAGGCATCGCGACCCGCTGGTATCAAGGCGTATCCGCGAAATGGCAGCTTACCTGAAGGAGACCTTGTACGAGTTTGCGGATCGCTACCAACTCGATGTGCTGGTGCCTGAGAACGCCCTGACCATACCGATGCACGTCCCGCTTGCCGTCGCCATTACGGAATTCCTCATTGAAAGCGGGATGCCGGCAATCGCCCATCATCACGATTTCTATTGGGAACGGGTGCGTTTTTCCATCAATGCGGTTCAGGACTATCTCGACATGGCTTTTCCTCCGCGTCTGCCACATATGGCCCATGCCGTCATCAACGCCGCCGCCCAGGAGCAATTATCTCTCCGGAAGGGAGTCGGAAGCCTCCTTATTCCCAATGTCTTTGATTTTGAAAAAAGCGCTCCCGAGCCTGATAAATATGCGGCGGATGTCCGTGAAGAGATTGGCCTCGAGCCGGATGACATCTTCATATTGCAGCCAACGAGGATTGTTCCCCGCAAGGGGATAGAGCATGCCGTGAAGCTGGTCAGCATGCTGCGCAACCCGCGTTGCAAACTGGTCATTTCGCATGATGCGGGTGACGAGGGGTATGAGTACAAGCACATGATCGAGGAGTTGGCCCGGGAGGAAGAAGTCGATATCCGCTTTATCGGGGACCGAGTCTCGGAAGTGCGTCAGCTCGACGCCGAGGGCCGGAAGCTCTACACGCTGTGGGACCTGTATCCGTATGCCGATATTGTGACTTACCCGAGCACTTATGAGGGATTTGGGAATGCCCTCCTCGAGGCGATTTACTTCAAGAAACCTGTCGTGATTAACCGCTACAATATTTTCATTGAGGATATCGAGCCCAAGGGCTTTGACTTGGCTGTCATCGATGGATTCATAACACGGGAGGCAGTCAGGAAAGTACAACGACTCCTGAATGAACCGGATTATTTAAAAAGTGTCGTGGACCACAATTTCGTGGTCGCTCGCCGCTACTACAGCTATGCCACTTTGCGCCGCCACTTGCGCATGATGATCAATTCACTGACCGGGTGGGGACCTTCAGTCTCGCGGTCAAACGGACGGTAG
- a CDS encoding YqgE/AlgH family protein, which produces MDETPTPVQSLAGFLLGAHPNLIDPNFNRSVVLLSAHSNEDGALGVIINRPTGKSLGALREDMNTPLLENLPVYEGGPVSPEEILLVAWKWNLSRQHFRLFFGLEPDKLQELVDADPTIEARAFLGYSGWSAGQLETEVSRFDWAISPFVHPFGKMPPQNLWRQLLEKIRPEWGVLADFPDDPSVN; this is translated from the coding sequence ATGGATGAAACACCCACACCGGTCCAGAGCCTCGCGGGGTTTCTGCTCGGAGCCCATCCCAACTTGATTGACCCGAATTTTAATCGGAGCGTTGTCCTGCTCTCGGCTCATTCAAACGAGGATGGGGCCCTCGGCGTGATCATCAACCGGCCCACGGGGAAAAGTCTTGGTGCACTGCGTGAAGACATGAATACGCCCTTGCTGGAGAATCTTCCCGTGTACGAAGGGGGTCCCGTTTCGCCGGAGGAGATACTCCTTGTCGCATGGAAATGGAATCTTTCCCGCCAGCACTTTCGTCTCTTCTTCGGTCTTGAACCGGACAAGCTGCAGGAGTTGGTTGATGCGGATCCGACCATTGAGGCGCGAGCCTTTCTCGGCTATTCCGGTTGGAGCGCCGGCCAGCTTGAGACGGAGGTGAGTCGTTTTGACTGGGCTATCAGCCCGTTCGTCCATCCATTCGGCAAAATGCCGCCCCAGAATCTCTGGCGCCAGCTTCTCGAAAAGATCCGCCCGGAGTGGGGAGTCCTCGCCGACTTTCCGGATGATCCGTCCGTGAATTGA
- a CDS encoding TonB-dependent receptor: MTSKNLFPHLLAMTGLFLSPALYAQDDTIHELEPVIVRGDLLQSPIERLPASVTILSSAEASSNGAAHLENLLGQIPNLNWAGGTARPRFFQIRGVGENSQFGNELPASSVGFIIDGIDFTGIGSVAGLFDVEQVEVLRGPQAAAFGANALAGMILIETVSPTSFQEGSIEATVGEYDLFSFGFAAGGPVGNQDSSEAAYRISFHKYQDNGYRENRFLGKDSTNARDETSARLKLAWNPARNLDISMTFLYFDFDNGYDAWSLTNNSFITTTDEPGRDEQETVAAGFKAVMHVNEGMDITYQVSGSDTDILYSYDWDWSNPDELESIYGPEVYGGTDVTDRDRRVLTNDLRASSPTGQSGENAWIAGLYHRDFKEEQLYFGTESTYRSETAAIYGQARLRMGKTLLLTLAGRIEDVRIEYSDTLGIDLGNSETPWGGKLALEFKPSEDNVLYASIDRGFKAGGVNLDNDIPAESRVYDSETMWNYELGWRAIFLENRLRLHVTAFYMDRKDIQVDSSIQLGDGNTFALFKDNAASGHNYGLELELDWQAAEWIRFFASTGLLNAAFDSYQYIDPNDGFTQVVLDDREQGYSPDYTYSAGAALEFNSGFFAEASVEGKDGYTFDVANQQSLAAYTLVSLSAGWRTDTWSLTLWANNLLDERYDTRGFYFANEPPAYDNPRKWVSQGSPRQLGLSFKKTF; this comes from the coding sequence ATGACTTCCAAAAACTTATTTCCACACTTACTGGCCATGACGGGCTTGTTTCTAAGTCCCGCCTTGTACGCGCAGGACGACACCATCCATGAACTGGAACCGGTCATCGTCCGGGGCGACCTTCTTCAAAGCCCGATTGAACGGCTTCCCGCCAGCGTGACTATCCTCAGCTCGGCAGAAGCCAGCTCCAATGGTGCGGCCCATCTGGAAAACCTCCTCGGGCAAATTCCTAACCTGAACTGGGCCGGTGGAACAGCACGACCCCGCTTCTTCCAGATCCGGGGTGTCGGGGAAAACAGCCAGTTCGGCAATGAGCTGCCCGCCTCCTCAGTCGGCTTCATCATCGATGGGATAGACTTCACTGGAATCGGATCCGTGGCTGGCCTGTTTGATGTCGAGCAGGTTGAGGTTCTCCGTGGCCCACAGGCCGCCGCCTTCGGGGCCAATGCGCTGGCAGGAATGATCCTCATCGAAACGGTTTCCCCAACCAGCTTCCAGGAAGGAAGCATTGAGGCGACAGTCGGTGAATATGACCTGTTTTCCTTCGGCTTTGCTGCCGGAGGCCCGGTTGGAAACCAGGATTCAAGTGAGGCAGCCTACCGGATCTCCTTTCACAAGTATCAAGACAATGGATACAGGGAAAACCGGTTCCTCGGCAAGGACAGCACAAACGCCCGGGACGAGACGAGCGCACGCCTTAAGCTGGCATGGAATCCCGCACGAAACCTCGATATCTCGATGACCTTCCTGTATTTCGACTTTGACAACGGGTACGACGCCTGGTCGCTCACCAACAACAGCTTCATCACGACAACCGACGAGCCGGGCCGTGACGAACAGGAAACCGTGGCCGCGGGATTCAAGGCCGTCATGCATGTCAACGAAGGAATGGACATTACCTACCAGGTCTCGGGTTCTGACACCGATATCCTGTACAGTTACGACTGGGATTGGAGCAACCCGGATGAGCTTGAATCCATCTACGGCCCGGAAGTCTACGGGGGAACAGATGTGACGGACCGCGACCGCAGGGTGCTCACCAATGACCTGCGTGCTTCCTCGCCCACGGGCCAGTCCGGTGAGAACGCCTGGATTGCCGGTCTCTACCATCGCGACTTCAAGGAGGAACAACTCTACTTTGGAACCGAGAGCACCTACCGGTCGGAAACGGCGGCCATCTACGGGCAGGCCCGCCTTAGGATGGGAAAAACCCTTTTGTTGACCCTCGCCGGGCGCATTGAGGATGTCCGTATAGAATATTCCGATACACTTGGAATCGACCTCGGGAACAGTGAGACACCATGGGGTGGAAAGCTCGCCCTTGAGTTCAAACCGTCCGAAGATAATGTCCTTTATGCCTCAATTGACCGGGGCTTCAAGGCTGGCGGGGTGAACCTCGACAACGACATTCCAGCCGAATCCCGGGTCTACGACTCGGAAACGATGTGGAACTATGAATTGGGATGGCGCGCCATCTTCCTTGAAAACCGCCTTCGCCTGCACGTCACCGCCTTTTACATGGACCGCAAGGACATTCAGGTCGATTCCTCCATCCAGCTGGGTGATGGAAATACGTTTGCCCTGTTCAAGGACAATGCGGCATCCGGGCACAACTACGGACTGGAGTTGGAACTGGATTGGCAGGCAGCGGAGTGGATTCGCTTTTTTGCCAGCACCGGGCTCCTCAATGCCGCTTTTGATTCATATCAATACATCGATCCGAATGACGGGTTTACGCAAGTAGTCCTTGATGACCGTGAGCAGGGTTACTCACCTGACTACACGTATTCCGCAGGTGCTGCCCTTGAATTTAACTCGGGCTTTTTTGCCGAAGCTTCAGTAGAAGGGAAAGACGGGTACACGTTCGACGTAGCCAACCAGCAATCCCTGGCCGCCTACACGCTTGTCAGCCTGAGTGCCGGTTGGCGCACGGATACATGGAGCCTCACCCTCTGGGCCAACAACCTCCTTGATGAGCGCTACGATACCCGTGGTTTCTACTTCGCCAACGAACCACCGGCCTATGACAATCCGCGCAAGTGGGTCAGCCAGGGATCACCCAGACAGCTTGGTCTCTCCTTCAAGAAAACCTTTTAA
- a CDS encoding rhomboid family intramembrane serine protease: MKSRLKIDYNAPYCLSFAILAMVVYVANTLSGGWALGHWFSIPGSASLGDWTTYPRLFLHVLGHGSAQHLFSNIIVFLLVGPMLEEMYGPTMLIVLSLITALITGLIMIFFFSGALAGASGIVFALIILSSFANAKSGTIPLTFVLISLIFLGGEVIRALSGVDQIAQFAHIAGGVLGGFAGFLIAKRVETPRW, encoded by the coding sequence ATGAAAAGCCGGCTGAAGATTGATTACAATGCGCCTTACTGCCTGTCCTTTGCTATTCTGGCAATGGTCGTTTACGTGGCCAACACATTGAGCGGGGGTTGGGCGCTCGGGCATTGGTTCTCCATTCCGGGCTCAGCCAGCCTGGGCGATTGGACGACCTATCCGCGTTTATTCCTCCACGTCCTTGGTCACGGTTCCGCCCAGCACTTGTTCTCAAACATAATTGTTTTCCTTTTGGTGGGCCCGATGCTTGAGGAAATGTACGGGCCCACGATGCTCATTGTCCTCAGCCTGATCACCGCACTCATCACCGGCCTGATCATGATATTCTTCTTTTCAGGAGCCCTCGCCGGGGCCAGTGGCATTGTCTTTGCCCTGATCATTCTTTCGAGCTTTGCCAATGCCAAATCGGGGACGATCCCGCTCACCTTTGTATTGATCTCCCTGATCTTTCTGGGGGGTGAAGTTATCCGTGCCCTCAGCGGAGTCGACCAGATTGCCCAGTTTGCACATATCGCCGGTGGCGTGCTGGGTGGATTTGCCGGATTCCTGATTGCCAAACGCGTCGAGACGCCAAGATGGTGA
- a CDS encoding thioredoxin family protein: protein MKIKSILPLIGLLLAAITVHASGEGWLTDFDKAMSQAKEKNKVILVEFHGSDWCPPCIKLNNEVLSTKAFKDLADDSLVLVDADFPRKSKLPEAQQAHNDALAKKYGVQYFPTVLLISTEGEVLDKMVGFPKGGLDGFLSFIKAKAG, encoded by the coding sequence ATGAAAATCAAATCAATCCTCCCGCTTATTGGCCTTCTACTGGCCGCCATTACTGTCCACGCCTCTGGCGAGGGCTGGCTTACCGACTTCGACAAGGCGATGTCACAGGCCAAGGAAAAAAATAAAGTCATCCTTGTGGAATTTCATGGATCCGATTGGTGCCCTCCCTGTATCAAGCTCAATAACGAAGTCCTGAGTACGAAGGCTTTCAAGGACCTGGCAGACGATTCGCTCGTCCTTGTCGACGCGGATTTCCCGCGCAAGTCCAAGTTGCCGGAAGCTCAGCAAGCTCATAATGATGCACTGGCCAAAAAGTACGGTGTACAATACTTCCCAACGGTGCTCCTGATCAGTACCGAGGGAGAGGTTCTCGACAAGATGGTTGGCTTTCCAAAGGGCGGTCTCGATGGCTTCCTTTCATTCATCAAGGCCAAGGCCGGTTGA